The proteins below come from a single Jaculus jaculus isolate mJacJac1 chromosome X, mJacJac1.mat.Y.cur, whole genome shotgun sequence genomic window:
- the LOC101604582 gene encoding LOW QUALITY PROTEIN: ATM interactor (The sequence of the model RefSeq protein was modified relative to this genomic sequence to represent the inferred CDS: deleted 1 base in 1 codon; substituted 1 base at 1 genomic stop codon) yields MAASEAAAAGPPAAAAGIPASPATRREAAAASGLWGPSDPRLRGSRPRSAAVRPQPTAPGPPARELIQPSVSELSWAVRTNILCTVRGCGKILPNSPALNMHLVKSHRLQDGIVNPTVRKDLKTVPKFYCCPIEGCPRGPDRPFSQFSLVKQHFMKMHAEKKHKCSKCSNSYGTEWDLKRHAEDCGKTFQCTCGCPYASRTALQSHIYRTGHEIPAEHRDPPSKKRKMENYLQSQKLPRMTTESLNGQPTPSPDTHKLEASEMKLIASFEDSCSSNAKKQSVTTPPRYPQKLLLPKPKVALVKLPVMQFSPMSVFVPTADSSAQPVVLDVDQGSAASAVHLVPLSVGTLILGLHSEACSLKESLPLPKIISPVVDPVSTGVQVNLGKSPSNPLQELGNACQKNSITSINVQTDVSFASPNLIPCAPWLGPDSSVSSCSQTDLSFDFQVSLPISVHTQTLIPSTKVTSSIAAQTDTFIDTCFQPVGISRETQTSRMQSSSNDHVQVDQGGLCGDIFESVHSSYGVPADNMMNSSLVAETITHGLLPQNDSKILNQVIEKSAPMLNFSTQNSMLPPQNMTDNQTQTIDLLSDLENILSSNLPSQTLENRTLLSDTNPGSDTQLPPGPTQNSVIDFVIEEFLSASNIQTQTEESELSTMTTEPVLESLDIETQTDFLFADPSAQPYGCRGNSNFLGLEMFDTQTQTDLNFFLDSSPHMPLGSILKHSSFSMSTDSSDTETQTEGASTARSMPTLESKVQLNSAETQTMSSGFETLGSXFFTSNETQTAMDDFLLADLAWNTMESQFSSVETQTCPELHSISNF; encoded by the exons ATGGCGGCGTcggaggcggcggcggctgggcccccggcggcggcggcaggcATCCCAGCCTCCCCGGCGACCAGGAGGGAGGCCGCCGCCGCCTCAGGCCTGTGGGGACCGTCGGATCCCCGGCTGAGAGGCAGCCGACCGCGGTCTGCAGCGGTGAGGCCACAGCCCACGGCGCCGGGGCCACCGGCCCGCGAGCTGATTCAGCCGTCCGTGAGCGAGCTGTCCTGGGCCGTGCGCACCAACATCCTGTGCACCGTGCGCGGCTGCGGCAAGATCCTGCCCAACAGCCCCGCGCTCAACATGCACCTGGTCAAGAGCCACCGGCTGCAG GATGGCATAGTAAATCCAACAGTAAGAAAAGATTTGAAAACCGTCCCAAAATTTTACTGCTGTCCAATTGAAGGATGTCCTCGAGGTCCTGACAGACCATTTTCTCAGTTTTCTCTCGTAAAACAGCACTTTATGAAGATGCATGCAGAGAAGAAGCATAAATGCAGCAAGTGCAGCAACTCTTATGGGACTGAATGGGACTTGAAAAGACATGCAGAGGACTGTGGCAAGACCTTCCAGTGCACGTGTGGCTGTCCCTATGCCAGCAGAACAGCTCTGCAGTCTCACATCTACCGAACCGGCCATGAGATCCCTGCAGAACACAGGGATCCACCtagt aaaaaaaggaaaatggaaaactaCCTACAAAGCCAGAAGTTACCCAGAATGACCACTGAATCACTGAACGGCCAACCAACCCCTTCACCAGACACTCACAAACTAGAAGCTTCAGAGATGAAACTCATAGCATCTTTTGAAGACTCTTGCAGCTCTAATGCCAAAAAACAGAGTGTCACAACACCTCCAAGATATCCTCAGAAGTTGCTTCTGCCAAAGCCCAAAGTGGCTCTGGTTAAACTTCCAGTCATGCAGTTTTCtcccatgtctgtctttgtgcctaCAGCCGACTCTTCCGCCCAGCCTGTGGTGTTAGATGTGGATCAGGGCTCCGCTGCGAGTGCTGTGCACTTGGTGCCCTTGTCAGTAGGAACCCTGATCCTCGGCCTACATTCAGAGGCCTGCTCTCTGAAGGAGAGCCTACCTCTTCCAAAAATCATCAGTCCTGTTGTTGATCCAGTGAGTACAGGGGTTCAAGTGAACTTGGGTAAAAGTCCATCTAATCCCTTACAAGAACTAGGAAATGCATGTCAAAAGAACAGCATTACTTCAATCAATGTGCAAACGGATGTGTCCTTTGCCTCACCAAACTTGATACCTTGTGCTCCATGGCTCGGCCCTGATTCCTCTGTGTCGTCTTGTTCTCAGACTGATCTATCATTTGATTTTCAAGTGTCCCTTCCCATTAGTGTTCATACCCAGACATTAATACCCAGCACAAAGGTCACTTCATCCATAGCTGCTCAGACTGACACATTTATAGACACTTGTTTCCAGCCAGTTGGGATTTCTAGAGAAACCCAAACCAGCAGGATGCAAAGTTCCTCAAATGACCATGTACAGGTGGACCAAGGTGGATTGTGTGGAGACATCTTTGAGAGTGTCCATTCATCATATGGTGTTCCTGCAGACAACATGATGAATAGCAGCTTAGTAGCAGAGACAATAACTCATGGTTTGTTACCTCAGAATGACTCTAAGATTTTAAACCAAGTTATTGAAAAATCTGCACCCATGCTGAACTTCAGTACACAGAATAGCATGCTTCCTCCACAGAACATGACAGATAATCAGACCCAAACTATAGACTTGCTAAGTGACTTAGAAAACATCTTGTCAAGTAACCTGCCTAGTCAGACACTAGAAAACCGGACTCTTTTGTCTGACACAAATCCTGGGTCTGATACACAGCTTCCACCTGGCCCCACCCAGAACTCTGTAATTGATTTTGTTATTGAAGAGTTTCTTTCAGCCTCAAATATTCAGACTCAGACAGAAGAGAGTGAACTTAGCACCATGACCACTGAACCAGTCTTGGAATCCCTGGATATAGAAACCCAAACTGACTTCTTATTTGCAGACCCCTCTGCACAGCCCTATGGGTGCAGGGGAAACTCAAACTTCTTAGGCCTTGAGATGTtcgacacacagacacagacagactTAAACTTCTTTTTAGACAGTAGCCCTCATATGCCCCTTGGCAGCATTCTGAAACACTCCAGCTTCTCCATGAGCACCGACTCGTCTGATACAGAAACCCAAACCGAAGGAGCCTCCACTGCCAGAAGTATGCCTACTTTAGAGAGTAAGGTTCAGTTGAACAGTGCAGAAACACAGACCATGAGTTCTGGCTTTGAGACCCTGGGGAGCTAGTTCTTCACCAGCAATgaaacccaaacagcaatggatGACTTCCTTCTGGCTGACCTAGCCTGGAACACGATGGAGTCTCAGTTCAGCTCTGTGGAAACCCAGACATGTCCTGAGTTGCACTCCATCTCCAACTTCTGA